Proteins encoded in a region of the Saccharothrix ecbatanensis genome:
- a CDS encoding alpha-galactosidase, with protein sequence MPAVTRTTCAGRPAWLLRTARNAMLLSVADGGGLVLDHWGGDGGGLGDGLGGDSYLPHTPWNRPSQAHFLDGVPLAYSTYGDRVYKEPGLVVAREDGTSVSRLTWREDRIEDDVLTLVFEDAGLVVEHRFAVLADHGIVVRDVRVCNQGPSPLRVERVASAVLGLPPARYDSWTLHGRWGDEYQLTRRELAAGKVVIDSRRGFTSHEANPWFALTRAGEDGPVWFGALAWSGNWSIVFETERNDALHVVAGINPFDSAWHLEPGEDFRTPSLACGYTENGLDEAARVLHRYQRDHVLPARHRHTPPPVHYNTWLATAFDVEVEHQIALATQAAELGVELFVVDDGWFGARNDDHAGLGDWTVDPAKFPRGLDQLVDEVHRLGMRFGIWLEPEMVNPDSDLFRAHPDWVLHLPDREPTMSRNQLVLNFAREDVREGVLSRLRALLTDHRIDFVKWDHNRPYTEVGWPQAPHERRREVWVRHVRGVYEVIGRLRAEFPDLMIETCAGGGGRVDLGILGLTDMAQVSDNTDPGDRLRMQHGFSRAYAPRAMVGWVADTPEPTTGRITPLDFRFHVAMQGVLGISGDILRWSEDDRKQARELITEYKRLRPTIQDGDQHWLVVPSDNEPCAVQYVSRDCRVAVVFVYQVRGVAGEGPRRIRLRGLDADRLYRRDSDGVVTTGAALMAVGLSSAFPPPPPPGHTEDWRSRVELWQAVEETR encoded by the coding sequence ATGCCTGCTGTTACGCGGACCACCTGTGCCGGCAGACCGGCGTGGCTGCTGAGGACCGCCCGGAACGCGATGCTGCTGTCCGTCGCGGACGGCGGCGGGTTGGTGCTCGACCACTGGGGCGGGGACGGCGGCGGCCTCGGGGATGGCCTCGGGGGCGACTCGTACCTGCCGCACACGCCGTGGAACCGGCCGTCGCAGGCCCACTTCCTGGACGGCGTCCCGCTCGCCTACTCGACGTACGGCGATCGCGTGTACAAGGAGCCGGGCCTGGTGGTGGCGCGGGAGGACGGCACATCGGTGTCCCGCCTGACCTGGCGCGAGGACCGCATCGAGGACGACGTCCTCACGCTCGTCTTCGAGGACGCCGGCCTGGTGGTGGAACACCGGTTCGCGGTGCTCGCCGACCACGGCATCGTCGTGCGCGATGTACGGGTGTGTAACCAAGGACCGAGCCCACTGCGGGTGGAACGAGTCGCCAGCGCGGTTCTCGGCCTGCCCCCGGCCCGCTACGACTCGTGGACGCTGCACGGCCGTTGGGGCGACGAGTACCAGCTCACCCGGCGTGAGTTGGCGGCGGGCAAGGTCGTGATCGACAGCCGGCGCGGGTTCACCAGCCACGAGGCCAACCCCTGGTTCGCCCTCACCCGGGCGGGCGAGGACGGGCCGGTCTGGTTCGGGGCGCTGGCGTGGAGCGGCAACTGGTCGATCGTGTTCGAGACCGAGCGCAACGACGCGCTGCACGTGGTCGCGGGCATCAACCCGTTCGACTCCGCCTGGCACCTGGAGCCCGGCGAGGACTTCCGGACCCCGTCCCTCGCCTGCGGCTACACCGAAAACGGCCTGGACGAGGCGGCGCGCGTCCTGCACCGCTACCAACGTGACCACGTGCTGCCCGCCCGGCACCGCCACACGCCACCTCCGGTGCACTACAACACCTGGCTGGCGACTGCGTTCGACGTGGAGGTGGAGCACCAGATCGCGCTCGCCACGCAGGCGGCCGAGCTGGGCGTCGAGCTGTTCGTCGTGGACGACGGCTGGTTCGGCGCGCGCAACGACGACCACGCCGGCCTCGGTGACTGGACGGTCGACCCGGCGAAGTTCCCGCGCGGCCTCGACCAACTCGTCGACGAGGTGCACCGGCTGGGCATGCGGTTCGGGATCTGGCTGGAGCCGGAGATGGTCAACCCGGACAGCGACCTGTTCCGCGCCCACCCCGACTGGGTGCTGCACCTGCCCGACCGTGAACCCACGATGTCGCGCAACCAGCTCGTGCTCAACTTCGCCAGGGAGGACGTGCGGGAAGGCGTTCTGAGCCGGTTGCGTGCGCTGCTGACCGACCACCGGATCGACTTCGTCAAGTGGGACCACAACCGCCCGTACACCGAGGTCGGCTGGCCTCAAGCTCCGCACGAGCGGCGACGTGAGGTGTGGGTGCGTCACGTCCGGGGCGTGTACGAGGTCATCGGACGGCTGCGCGCGGAGTTCCCCGACCTGATGATCGAGACGTGCGCGGGCGGCGGTGGTCGGGTGGACCTCGGCATTCTCGGCCTGACCGACATGGCGCAGGTCAGCGACAACACCGATCCCGGTGACCGGCTGCGGATGCAGCACGGCTTCAGCAGGGCCTACGCGCCGAGGGCGATGGTCGGGTGGGTCGCCGACACCCCGGAACCGACCACCGGCCGCATCACCCCGCTGGACTTCCGCTTCCACGTCGCCATGCAGGGGGTGCTGGGCATCTCCGGTGACATCCTGCGGTGGAGCGAGGACGACCGGAAGCAGGCCCGTGAGCTGATCACCGAGTACAAGCGGCTGCGGCCGACGATCCAGGACGGGGACCAGCACTGGCTGGTCGTGCCGTCCGACAACGAGCCGTGCGCCGTGCAGTACGTGTCCCGTGACTGCCGTGTGGCCGTGGTGTTCGTCTACCAGGTGCGCGGTGTCGCGGGTGAAGGTCCGCGCAGGATCAGGTTGCGCGGGTTGGACGCCGACCGGCTTTATCGGCGTGACAGCGACGGGGTCGTCACCACCGGGGCCGCGTTGATGGCCGTGGGCCTGTCGTCGGCGTTCCCGCCACCGCCGCCACCCGGGCACACCGAGGACTGGCGCAGCCGCGTCGAACTCTGGCAGGCCGTGGAGGAGACCCGATGA
- a CDS encoding MFS transporter, whose amino-acid sequence MTGAADSTSAELNVERVEPTDGKRLRRVVGASVVGTALEWYDFFIYGFAVTLVFNELFFVTGDPATGVIVGFATFGVGFAVRPLGGFVFGHLGDRIGRRATLVLTTIVMGVSTGLIGLLPTYDSIGIAAPILLTVLRMCQGLGAGAEFGGASTLLAEHAPPHRRGFFTSFAQTGVQIGLLSGTAVFLMVETLPRETVLAWAWRVPFLFSFVLIAVALYVRLRVDESPVFQRMVKQRTTVKLPVFEALRRYPRNFLIGIGAHICDTAIVYIYSTYSLAYITKSLALPRWVALTGVVAFTVVVIVLQPVYGALSDRIGRRPLNLFSVVFTAAFAFPFFLLLDTREPVLIWLALVVATAFGFAPMIAVQPVFYAELFGARVRYTGFAASREIGAALAGFSPLVAAALVAQAGGKGWPVALWMIGTAAVSFVAFLLSKEGKNVDIGAADSTEVAPR is encoded by the coding sequence ATGACCGGAGCCGCCGACAGCACCTCGGCCGAGCTGAACGTGGAGCGCGTGGAACCGACCGACGGCAAGCGGCTGCGCCGGGTCGTGGGCGCGTCCGTGGTCGGCACCGCGTTGGAGTGGTACGACTTCTTCATCTACGGCTTCGCCGTGACGCTGGTGTTCAACGAGCTGTTCTTCGTCACCGGGGACCCGGCCACGGGCGTGATCGTCGGGTTCGCCACCTTCGGCGTCGGCTTCGCGGTCCGGCCGCTGGGCGGGTTCGTGTTCGGCCACCTCGGTGACCGGATCGGACGCCGGGCCACCCTGGTGCTCACCACGATCGTGATGGGTGTGTCGACCGGGTTGATCGGTCTGCTGCCGACGTACGACTCCATCGGCATCGCCGCGCCGATCCTGCTGACCGTGCTGCGGATGTGCCAGGGTCTCGGCGCGGGCGCGGAGTTCGGTGGCGCGTCCACGTTGCTGGCGGAGCACGCGCCACCGCACCGGCGTGGTTTCTTCACGTCGTTCGCGCAGACCGGCGTGCAGATCGGTCTGCTGTCGGGCACCGCCGTGTTCCTGATGGTCGAGACGCTGCCCCGGGAGACCGTGCTGGCGTGGGCGTGGCGCGTCCCGTTCCTGTTCAGCTTCGTGCTGATCGCGGTCGCGCTGTACGTGCGGCTGCGGGTGGACGAGTCGCCGGTGTTCCAGCGCATGGTCAAGCAGCGGACGACGGTGAAGCTGCCCGTGTTCGAGGCGCTGCGCCGCTACCCGCGCAACTTCCTGATCGGCATCGGCGCGCACATCTGCGACACCGCGATCGTGTACATCTACTCGACCTACAGCCTGGCCTACATCACCAAGTCGTTGGCGTTGCCGCGGTGGGTCGCACTGACCGGCGTGGTGGCGTTCACTGTGGTGGTGATCGTGCTGCAACCGGTGTACGGCGCGTTGTCCGACCGGATCGGACGGCGTCCGCTCAACCTGTTCAGCGTGGTGTTCACGGCGGCGTTCGCGTTCCCGTTCTTCCTGCTGCTCGACACGCGCGAGCCGGTGCTGATCTGGCTGGCGCTGGTCGTGGCCACCGCGTTCGGGTTCGCCCCGATGATCGCGGTGCAGCCGGTGTTCTACGCGGAGCTGTTCGGGGCGCGCGTCCGCTACACGGGGTTCGCCGCGTCCCGTGAGATCGGCGCGGCGCTGGCCGGGTTCTCGCCGCTGGTGGCCGCCGCGCTGGTGGCGCAGGCCGGTGGCAAGGGGTGGCCGGTGGCACTGTGGATGATCGGCACGGCGGCCGTGTCGTTCGTGGCGTTCCTGCTGTCGAAGGAGGGCAAGAACGTCGACATCGGCGCTGCCGACAGCACGGAGGTGGCGCCGCGGTGA
- a CDS encoding NUDIX hydrolase: protein MVVEEPTGASTRWTIHGERLVDDTRKFNVSIAHVELPDGVHFEQWVLRMPRAVMTLVLDDAREHVLMIYRHRWIMDRWTWELPGGYLDPDEDPADCAMREAIEETGWKPRSVELLTTFQPLTGTADFENLIYMGHGAEDTGQQADINEAERVAWIPLADIKDMLANGEIIGAAAQIGLLHVLAFR from the coding sequence GTGGTTGTTGAGGAACCTACCGGCGCGTCGACTCGCTGGACGATCCACGGCGAACGCCTGGTGGACGACACCCGCAAGTTCAACGTCAGCATCGCCCATGTCGAGCTACCCGACGGCGTGCACTTCGAGCAGTGGGTCCTGCGAATGCCCAGGGCCGTCATGACGCTGGTCCTGGACGACGCCCGCGAACACGTCCTCATGATCTACCGCCACCGCTGGATCATGGACCGCTGGACCTGGGAACTGCCCGGCGGCTACCTCGACCCGGACGAGGACCCCGCCGACTGCGCCATGCGCGAGGCCATCGAGGAGACCGGCTGGAAGCCCCGCAGCGTCGAGCTGCTGACCACCTTCCAGCCGCTCACCGGCACCGCCGACTTCGAGAACCTGATCTACATGGGCCACGGAGCCGAGGACACCGGGCAGCAGGCCGACATCAACGAGGCCGAGCGCGTCGCCTGGATTCCCCTCGCCGACATCAAGGACATGCTCGCCAACGGCGAAATCATCGGGGCCGCCGCGCAGATCGGCCTGCTACACGTCCTGGCCTTCCGCTGA
- a CDS encoding mannitol dehydrogenase family protein, with product MSRPRLSAARLPEWLADLPRAPVGIVHIGLGAFHRAHQAVLTQEAMRVSPGPWGICAVAQRNARLVDALVEQDHLFTVSERDAAGDRLRVVGSVREVLLAVEQPDRLTTVLAEPDTRVVTLTVTEAGYRHDLTTGQLRADDPDVASDLAGGPPCTPVGQLVGGLRRRRERGHPGVTVVSCDNLPDNGRLVGSLVREFCLLRGENDLADWVEEHVRFPSSVVDQIVPATTEADIACVAEKLGLEDRAAVVGEPHRKWVVEDSFAAGRPAWDAVGVELVDDIAPHQAAKLRLVNGTHSALAHLGLLAGCTSTADALARPEFAHYAECLLRTETGPSLRRFGMCPDERAVEALLTRLANPRITHRLDQIAADGRRKLPQRLLDPAVDLLVAGIEPRLICLAVAGFLHQQNFHVMPLPLPLRQSRVFRTLLAEAVRRIDNDGVVATLSRIGRH from the coding sequence GTGAGCCGTCCGCGCCTGTCGGCGGCACGCCTGCCCGAGTGGTTGGCCGACCTGCCCCGCGCACCGGTCGGCATCGTCCACATCGGACTGGGCGCGTTCCACCGGGCGCACCAGGCGGTGCTGACGCAGGAGGCCATGCGGGTCTCACCGGGGCCGTGGGGAATCTGCGCCGTGGCGCAGCGCAACGCGCGGTTGGTCGACGCGCTGGTCGAGCAGGACCACCTGTTCACCGTTTCGGAGCGGGACGCCGCCGGCGATCGGTTGCGGGTGGTCGGCAGTGTGCGGGAAGTGCTGCTGGCGGTCGAGCAGCCCGACCGGCTGACCACCGTGCTGGCCGAACCGGACACCCGGGTGGTGACGCTGACCGTCACCGAAGCCGGGTACCGGCACGACCTCACCACCGGGCAGTTGCGCGCCGACGACCCGGATGTGGCGAGCGATCTGGCGGGCGGGCCGCCGTGCACACCGGTCGGGCAGCTCGTCGGCGGACTGCGTCGGCGTCGTGAGCGCGGGCACCCCGGCGTGACGGTCGTGTCGTGCGACAACCTGCCCGACAACGGCCGGCTGGTGGGGAGCCTGGTGCGCGAGTTCTGCCTGCTACGCGGCGAGAACGACCTCGCCGACTGGGTGGAGGAGCACGTGCGGTTCCCGTCCAGCGTGGTCGACCAGATCGTGCCCGCGACCACCGAGGCCGACATCGCGTGCGTCGCGGAGAAGCTGGGGCTGGAGGACCGTGCCGCGGTGGTCGGCGAGCCGCACCGCAAGTGGGTCGTGGAGGACTCCTTCGCCGCCGGGCGACCGGCCTGGGACGCGGTGGGCGTGGAACTGGTGGACGACATCGCGCCGCACCAGGCCGCGAAGCTGCGGCTCGTCAACGGCACGCACTCGGCGCTGGCCCACCTCGGCCTGCTCGCCGGCTGCACGAGCACCGCGGACGCTCTCGCGCGCCCCGAGTTCGCGCACTACGCCGAGTGCCTGCTGCGCACCGAGACCGGACCCTCGTTGCGCCGGTTCGGCATGTGCCCGGACGAGCGGGCGGTCGAGGCGCTGCTGACGCGGCTGGCCAACCCGCGGATCACCCACCGGCTCGACCAGATCGCTGCCGACGGCCGGCGCAAGCTGCCGCAACGCCTGCTCGACCCGGCGGTGGACCTGCTGGTGGCGGGCATCGAGCCGCGCCTGATCTGCCTGGCCGTTGCCGGTTTCCTGCACCAGCAGAACTTCCACGTGATGCCCCTGCCGCTCCCGCTGCGCCAGTCACGCGTGTTCCGCACGTTGCTGGCCGAGGCGGTGCGCCGGATCGACAACGACGGGGTGGTCGCCACGCTGAGCCGGATCGGGAGGCACTGA
- a CDS encoding Gfo/Idh/MocA family protein encodes MKVALIGAGYIAGRHAAALTGLGCEIVGYVGRSGARSGRAYRDTAELLAHEEVDAAWVCVPPHAHGEIEHTLIDHGVPFYVEKPIGNDLDVPRRIAASIHSGLIVGAGYYWRGMEVIPELRRMLAETPPHLVRAAWHGLVPPVPWWRVEAESGGQVVEQATHLYDLARFLLGEAQVVHAVARHSPVPDHPDLDVATVSAATLTFDSGPLAVFTATCVLHATVDAGIEFHCEGRKLTLTNKVLRREDADGTHETPIGRDPLVIADERFLTAVREQDPRHLVCDYADALRTQELCCRVRDAAKEA; translated from the coding sequence ATGAAGGTGGCGTTGATCGGGGCCGGGTACATCGCCGGACGGCACGCGGCGGCGTTGACCGGTCTGGGCTGCGAGATCGTCGGCTACGTGGGCCGGTCCGGTGCACGCTCGGGTCGTGCGTACCGGGACACAGCGGAGTTGCTGGCGCACGAGGAAGTGGACGCGGCCTGGGTCTGCGTGCCGCCGCACGCCCACGGCGAGATCGAGCACACGCTCATCGACCACGGCGTCCCGTTCTACGTCGAGAAGCCGATCGGCAACGACCTGGACGTGCCGCGCCGCATCGCCGCCTCGATCCACAGTGGACTGATCGTCGGCGCCGGGTATTACTGGCGTGGCATGGAAGTCATCCCCGAACTGCGCCGGATGCTCGCCGAAACGCCACCGCACCTGGTGCGCGCTGCCTGGCACGGCCTCGTCCCGCCCGTGCCGTGGTGGCGGGTCGAGGCGGAGAGCGGGGGACAGGTGGTGGAGCAGGCGACCCACCTGTACGACCTGGCGCGGTTCCTGCTCGGTGAGGCGCAGGTCGTCCACGCGGTCGCGCGGCACTCGCCCGTCCCTGACCACCCGGACCTGGACGTGGCCACCGTCAGCGCCGCCACCCTCACGTTCGACTCCGGGCCACTGGCCGTGTTCACCGCGACCTGCGTGCTGCACGCCACGGTGGACGCCGGCATCGAGTTCCACTGCGAGGGCCGCAAGCTGACGCTGACGAACAAGGTGCTGCGCCGTGAGGACGCCGACGGCACCCACGAGACCCCGATCGGCCGCGACCCGCTCGTCATCGCCGACGAACGGTTCCTCACCGCGGTGCGGGAGCAGGACCCGCGCCACCTGGTGTGCGACTACGCCGACGCATTGCGCACGCAGGAGCTGTGCTGCCGGGTGCGTGACGCGGCGAAGGAGGCCTGA
- a CDS encoding carbohydrate ABC transporter permease has product MTWTRDRVERAVFGVLRPVVILFFLAATLLPFYYMLMLSLRPIEDLLRRPDSLIIDLGELTLSTYAEVLRPVTEGGQGFLSLLGNSAVVASASVVVALVIAIPGAYAVSRLEFFGRRQVSSLFLVVYLFPSIVLAIPLFVMLTRMQLRGSLIGLVLVYIAQTVPVAIYMLKNYFQTIPQSVEEAGLVDGLSRVGVIRRISLPLAMPSVIATGIFVFMIAWNEFLFALLFLVERRDQWTVSLGLAQLSGSIEVSTTVLMAGSVVITLPIVLLFFMTERLLSQGLTSGAEKG; this is encoded by the coding sequence GTGACGTGGACGCGTGACCGGGTGGAACGGGCCGTGTTCGGCGTCCTGCGCCCGGTGGTGATTCTGTTCTTCCTGGCCGCCACCCTGCTGCCGTTCTACTACATGCTGATGCTGTCGCTGCGGCCGATCGAAGACCTGCTGCGGCGGCCCGACTCGCTGATCATCGACCTGGGCGAACTGACCCTCTCCACCTACGCCGAGGTGCTGCGGCCCGTCACCGAAGGCGGTCAGGGCTTCCTCAGCCTGCTGGGCAACAGCGCCGTCGTGGCGTCCGCGTCCGTGGTCGTGGCGCTGGTGATCGCCATCCCCGGCGCCTACGCGGTGAGCAGGCTGGAGTTCTTCGGCCGGCGGCAGGTCAGCTCGCTGTTCCTGGTCGTGTACCTGTTCCCGAGCATCGTGCTGGCGATCCCGCTGTTCGTCATGCTCACCCGGATGCAGCTGCGCGGCTCGCTGATCGGCCTGGTGCTGGTCTACATCGCCCAGACCGTGCCGGTCGCCATCTACATGCTCAAGAACTACTTCCAGACGATCCCGCAGAGCGTCGAGGAAGCGGGCCTGGTCGACGGGCTGAGCCGGGTCGGGGTCATCCGCCGGATCAGCCTGCCGCTGGCCATGCCGTCGGTCATCGCGACCGGCATCTTCGTGTTCATGATCGCCTGGAACGAGTTCCTGTTCGCCCTGCTGTTCCTGGTCGAACGGCGGGACCAGTGGACGGTCTCGTTGGGGCTCGCGCAGTTGTCCGGCAGCATCGAGGTCTCCACGACCGTGCTCATGGCCGGGTCGGTCGTCATCACGCTGCCCATCGTGCTGCTGTTCTTCATGACCGAGCGGCTGCTCTCGCAGGGTCTGACCAGCGGCGCGGAGAAGGGGTAG
- a CDS encoding ROK family transcriptional regulator has product MAFTASPGEILVLIRSGRVKTRRDLQELTGLSRSTVALRLSQLIAAGYIRAVEQRRGTAGRPAEILSFEENDKLVLAADLGATHARFALTDAGGRMLAERTEDLVTSQEPDVVLKTVVRRFRDLLKDAGRDRAQLVGIGVGLPAPVDFRTGRPVQPPIMPGWHGVAVAKTLSDALGCPAFVDNDANLLGLGEVRERYPDVDNLLFVKVGTGIGAGVILGGRPERGSTGQGGDIGHIRISQPVDGARCRCGATGCLAAHASGAALARQLTERGIEARTSRDVVRLVDEGDPDAITLVRDAGRLLGEVLATAVALLNPTVVVIGGDLALTREHLLVGVRERLYDRTVPALTSSMAVVESRLGDRAGVHGARHMVIDQVFSAEAVDARLLTEPAFPAS; this is encoded by the coding sequence ATGGCGTTCACGGCGTCACCGGGGGAGATCCTGGTGCTCATCCGGTCCGGCCGGGTCAAGACCCGGCGTGACCTTCAGGAACTCACCGGCCTGTCCCGGTCGACGGTGGCGTTGAGGCTCAGCCAGCTCATCGCCGCCGGCTACATCCGGGCGGTCGAGCAACGGCGCGGCACCGCGGGCCGGCCTGCCGAGATCCTGTCGTTCGAGGAGAACGACAAGCTCGTCCTGGCCGCCGACCTCGGCGCGACGCACGCCCGTTTCGCGTTGACCGACGCGGGCGGCCGGATGCTCGCCGAGCGCACCGAGGACCTGGTCACCAGCCAGGAACCCGACGTGGTGCTGAAGACCGTGGTCCGGCGGTTCCGCGACCTGCTCAAGGACGCGGGACGCGACCGGGCCCAGCTCGTGGGCATCGGTGTGGGCCTGCCCGCGCCCGTCGACTTCCGCACCGGGCGGCCCGTGCAGCCGCCGATCATGCCCGGCTGGCACGGGGTCGCGGTGGCGAAGACGCTGTCCGACGCGTTGGGCTGCCCGGCTTTCGTGGACAACGACGCCAACCTGCTGGGACTGGGCGAAGTCCGCGAGCGTTACCCGGACGTCGACAACCTGCTGTTCGTGAAGGTGGGCACCGGGATCGGCGCGGGCGTCATCCTCGGCGGACGACCGGAACGCGGGTCGACCGGGCAGGGTGGCGACATCGGGCACATCCGGATCTCCCAGCCGGTCGACGGCGCGCGGTGCCGGTGCGGGGCGACCGGTTGCCTGGCGGCGCACGCGAGCGGCGCGGCGCTCGCCCGTCAGCTCACCGAACGCGGTATCGAGGCCCGGACCAGCCGCGATGTCGTCCGACTCGTGGACGAGGGCGACCCGGACGCGATCACGCTGGTCCGCGACGCCGGCCGGCTGCTGGGCGAGGTGCTGGCCACGGCGGTCGCCCTGCTGAACCCGACCGTCGTGGTGATCGGCGGCGACCTCGCGCTGACCCGCGAACACCTCCTGGTGGGCGTCCGCGAACGGCTGTACGACCGGACTGTGCCTGCGCTGACCAGCAGCATGGCCGTGGTGGAGAGCCGGCTCGGCGACCGGGCCGGTGTGCACGGCGCCCGGCACATGGTGATCGACCAGGTCTTCTCCGCCGAGGCCGTGGACGCCCGGCTCCTGACCGAACCGGCGTTCCCCGCTTCTTGA
- a CDS encoding helix-turn-helix domain-containing protein: MDGISASPISAGRCVSAWLNSVQEQVRGGDGGKAEPPGLPGCGARLAADNSTSHCSACARREAQVVHAPEKPVEFWATRQFREAFASRHFGRVLKAYRYAHNPPLTQARLARWLFMSQPQVSHLEGDRTPAPSDLVRLERWARALRVPEALLWFRFTSSPISESVERRGRSFGWFTVGASEPAADRVVGLPDVETLRAMTRTFRLLDNRFGGGHARSTVSQYLVAEGVPLLRAGRFRDGVRRELFGAVAEMNQLAGWMAYDMGDVEAGRKHLRLALQLCKDVGDDALAAEMLAGMSHHAAFFRSPLVAVDLARGARDNASRTGLGVLQAEAAVMEAHGLALRHDTRGAVAALRDAEALFSGAEGSVVPEWLGYFDAAYLSAKFAHTFRDLGRPDVAEGFARRSLEMTEGYERGRLFNTALLASILADLRRVEEAVEVGLSALRMAGNLTSVRTVRYLADVAARLAPFNREPAVEELFAEMRVMGIVGSAEGQDV; the protein is encoded by the coding sequence GTGGATGGGATATCGGCATCACCGATATCCGCAGGTCGGTGCGTGTCGGCGTGGTTGAACTCGGTTCAGGAGCAAGTCAGGGGTGGTGATGGGGGCAAGGCAGAACCGCCGGGACTGCCGGGGTGCGGGGCTCGGCTGGCGGCTGACAACAGCACGTCGCACTGTTCTGCCTGCGCGCGGCGAGAGGCGCAGGTCGTTCACGCGCCGGAGAAACCGGTCGAGTTCTGGGCGACGCGGCAGTTCCGGGAAGCGTTCGCTTCTCGCCATTTCGGACGGGTTCTGAAGGCTTACCGGTACGCCCACAACCCGCCGCTGACGCAGGCCCGGTTGGCGCGCTGGCTCTTCATGTCGCAGCCGCAGGTGTCGCACCTGGAGGGCGATCGCACGCCCGCACCGAGTGACCTGGTGCGGCTGGAACGGTGGGCGCGGGCGCTGAGGGTGCCTGAGGCGCTGTTGTGGTTCCGCTTCACCTCGTCGCCGATCTCGGAGTCGGTCGAGCGGCGGGGACGGTCGTTCGGATGGTTCACCGTGGGCGCGTCCGAGCCTGCCGCGGATCGGGTTGTGGGGCTGCCGGACGTGGAGACGTTGCGGGCCATGACGCGGACGTTCCGGCTGCTCGACAACCGGTTCGGTGGTGGGCACGCGCGGTCCACGGTGAGTCAGTACCTGGTGGCCGAGGGCGTGCCGCTGCTGCGGGCCGGGCGGTTCCGGGATGGCGTGCGGCGGGAGCTGTTCGGGGCTGTTGCGGAGATGAACCAGCTCGCCGGGTGGATGGCGTACGACATGGGTGATGTCGAGGCTGGGCGGAAGCATCTGCGGTTGGCGTTGCAGTTGTGCAAGGACGTGGGTGATGACGCTCTGGCTGCGGAGATGCTGGCCGGGATGAGTCATCACGCGGCCTTCTTCCGGTCGCCGTTGGTGGCGGTCGACCTGGCGCGCGGGGCTCGGGACAACGCTTCGCGGACCGGGCTCGGAGTGCTCCAGGCGGAAGCCGCGGTGATGGAGGCGCACGGGCTCGCGTTGCGGCACGACACAAGGGGAGCGGTGGCGGCGCTGCGGGATGCTGAGGCGTTGTTCTCCGGAGCTGAGGGTTCGGTGGTGCCGGAGTGGCTGGGCTACTTCGATGCGGCGTACCTGTCGGCGAAGTTCGCGCACACGTTCCGGGATCTCGGGCGGCCGGATGTGGCTGAGGGGTTCGCTCGGCGGTCGTTGGAGATGACCGAGGGGTACGAGCGGGGGCGGCTGTTCAACACGGCGTTGCTCGCCTCGATCCTGGCCGATCTGCGGCGGGTGGAGGAGGCGGTCGAGGTCGGGTTGTCGGCGCTGCGGATGGCGGGCAACCTGACCTCGGTGCGGACGGTGAGGTACCTCGCGGACGTGGCTGCTCGGCTGGCGCCCTTCAATCGGGAGCCGGCGGTTGAGGAGCTGTTCGCGGAGATGCGGGTAATGGGGATCGTCGGGTCAGCGGAAGGCCAGGACGTGTAG
- a CDS encoding SDR family NAD(P)-dependent oxidoreductase, with the protein MDLRDTIAVVTGGGTGIGRATALALARSGCRAVAVTYSRSGADAEAAVAELTAFGCEAVAERVDVADDGQVRALAERVRARFGRVDVLVNNAGTTQAVPHPDLDALTDDVFHQVLDVNVVGPFRVTRAFADDLRASQGAVVNVASISGYRAGGSSIAYGVSKAALLQLTRNLAVALAPDVRVNSVAPGTVATRWQTSLHGEAGFAERAATERQTVPLHRTAEPEHVAQAVLGLLTMDLVTGEAVIVDGGKHVVY; encoded by the coding sequence ATGGACCTGCGCGACACCATCGCCGTCGTCACCGGCGGCGGCACCGGGATCGGTCGGGCCACCGCGCTGGCGCTGGCGCGGTCGGGCTGTCGGGCGGTCGCCGTGACCTACTCGCGGTCGGGGGCGGATGCGGAGGCCGCCGTGGCAGAGCTGACCGCGTTCGGCTGCGAGGCGGTGGCCGAACGCGTCGACGTGGCCGACGACGGGCAGGTGCGTGCGCTGGCCGAACGGGTGCGGGCGAGGTTCGGGCGGGTGGACGTGCTGGTCAACAACGCGGGCACGACGCAGGCCGTGCCCCACCCGGACCTGGACGCCCTCACCGACGACGTCTTCCACCAGGTCCTCGACGTCAACGTCGTCGGCCCGTTCCGCGTCACCCGCGCGTTCGCGGACGACCTGCGAGCGTCCCAAGGTGCGGTGGTCAACGTCGCCTCCATCTCCGGGTACCGGGCGGGTGGGTCGTCCATCGCCTACGGGGTCAGCAAGGCCGCCCTACTGCAACTGACCCGCAACCTCGCCGTGGCCCTCGCGCCGGACGTGCGGGTCAACTCCGTCGCGCCCGGCACGGTGGCCACGCGCTGGCAGACGTCGCTGCACGGTGAGGCGGGCTTCGCCGAACGGGCGGCGACCGAGCGGCAGACCGTGCCACTGCACCGCACCGCCGAGCCCGAACACGTGGCGCAGGCGGTCCTGGGGCTGCTGACGATGGACCTGGTCACCGGCGAGGCGGTCATCGTCGACGGCGGCAAGCACGTCGTGTACTAG